One genomic region from Nostoc sphaeroides encodes:
- a CDS encoding NAD(P)/FAD-dependent oxidoreductase produces the protein MVNSLDNNPPHQVVIVGGGFGGLYAAKTLAKAAVNVTLIDKRNFHLFQPLLYQVATGALSPADISSPLRSVLSKSKNTKVLLGEVNNIDPEAQKVIVGDEAIAYDTLIVATGAKHSYFGKDNWEEFAPGLKTVEDAIEMRSRIFSAFEAAEKETDAEKRRAWLTFVIVGGGPTGVELAGAIAELANQTLKEDFRNIDTSEAKILLLEGLDRILPPFAPELSQEAEASLTRLGVVVQTKTLVTNIENDTVTLKQGDEVKEIASKTVLWAAGVKASAMGKVLAEHTGAQCDRAGRIIVEPDLSIKGHPNIFVVGDLANFSHQNGKPLPGVAPVAKQEGEYVATLVQQRLAGKSLPPFAYVDHGSLAMIGHNSAVVDLGFIKLKGFVAWLFWLVIHIYFLIEFNNKLVVMIQWAWNYFTRNRGARLITGQESLTEFVISADNKQPVNV, from the coding sequence ATGGTAAATTCACTTGACAATAATCCACCCCATCAAGTAGTTATTGTTGGCGGGGGTTTCGGTGGACTTTATGCAGCAAAAACACTCGCCAAAGCAGCAGTAAACGTTACTCTGATCGATAAACGTAACTTTCATCTATTTCAACCCCTTTTATATCAAGTTGCCACAGGTGCGTTATCTCCTGCTGATATCTCCTCACCGTTGCGTTCTGTCCTCAGCAAGAGCAAGAATACGAAAGTGTTGCTGGGAGAGGTGAATAATATCGATCCAGAAGCGCAAAAAGTGATTGTGGGCGATGAAGCGATAGCTTACGATACGTTAATTGTTGCCACAGGTGCGAAGCATTCCTACTTTGGCAAAGATAACTGGGAAGAATTCGCCCCAGGCTTGAAAACAGTAGAAGATGCCATAGAAATGCGTAGCCGGATTTTTTCGGCCTTTGAAGCCGCAGAAAAAGAAACTGATGCCGAAAAACGCCGTGCTTGGTTAACCTTTGTAATTGTCGGTGGTGGCCCAACAGGTGTAGAATTAGCTGGTGCGATCGCAGAATTGGCAAATCAAACTCTCAAAGAAGATTTCCGCAACATCGACACATCAGAAGCCAAGATTTTGCTATTAGAAGGTTTAGATCGGATTCTGCCACCCTTTGCACCAGAGTTATCACAAGAAGCCGAAGCATCCTTGACGCGCTTGGGGGTTGTTGTGCAGACAAAAACATTGGTAACGAATATTGAAAATGATACTGTTACCCTCAAACAAGGCGATGAAGTTAAAGAAATTGCTTCAAAAACGGTATTATGGGCAGCAGGTGTAAAAGCTTCAGCAATGGGAAAAGTGCTAGCAGAACACACAGGTGCCCAGTGCGATCGCGCTGGACGGATTATTGTAGAACCTGATTTGAGTATTAAGGGACATCCGAATATTTTTGTAGTTGGCGACTTAGCAAATTTTTCTCATCAAAATGGTAAACCCCTACCTGGTGTTGCACCTGTAGCAAAGCAAGAAGGCGAATATGTAGCAACATTAGTTCAACAACGGCTTGCAGGTAAAAGTTTACCACCCTTTGCTTATGTTGATCATGGTAGTTTAGCGATGATTGGGCACAATTCTGCTGTGGTAGATTTAGGCTTTATCAAGCTGAAAGGTTTCGTTGCATGGTTGTTTTGGCTGGTGATTCACATCTACTTTTTAATTGAATTTAACAACAAATTAGTAGTAATGATTCAGTGGGCATGGAACTATTTCACTCGTAATCGCGGAGCAAGATTAATTACAGGACAAGAATCGCTCACGGAGTTTGTAATTTCAGCCGATAATAAACAGCCTGTAAATGTCTGA
- a CDS encoding DUF4349 domain-containing protein, with translation MYASIKLPRTFALFVSALLGGVIFTSCASSHQLANKQLPQIAADGAANPASAPARENSLSQKAETAPITRSRPQLIKKAAMSLTVNSVEKTIDAVSQIINQQQGDLIGLKQQQPKSDNPRHTATIQLRIPENLLEPTLEQLAKLGTVESRNITAEDVGDRLVDFQARLTNLQKTEANLQKIMDRAGSVRDVLSVSQELSNVRQTIEQIDAQLKNLKNQVAYSTITLNLEAAVSSTSPQPAFGLQVQETWNNSTHSLSAFSVGLLKLGIWLIVYSPYLLIFVALVYGFSRWQRTHSPR, from the coding sequence ATGTACGCTTCGATTAAATTACCGCGCACATTTGCTTTATTTGTGAGTGCGTTATTAGGAGGGGTGATTTTCACCAGTTGCGCCTCTTCCCATCAGTTAGCAAATAAGCAGTTACCTCAAATTGCAGCCGATGGTGCGGCAAATCCAGCATCTGCACCTGCTCGTGAAAACAGTCTTTCCCAAAAGGCGGAAACTGCACCAATAACTCGTTCTCGTCCCCAACTCATTAAAAAAGCCGCAATGTCTTTGACTGTCAACTCTGTAGAGAAGACTATTGATGCCGTTTCGCAAATTATCAATCAACAGCAAGGGGATTTGATCGGGTTGAAACAACAACAACCCAAAAGCGATAACCCACGTCACACAGCAACAATCCAATTGCGGATACCAGAGAATCTGCTGGAACCTACCTTAGAACAACTTGCTAAATTGGGCACTGTTGAAAGTCGTAATATCACTGCCGAAGATGTAGGCGATCGCCTGGTGGATTTCCAAGCTAGATTAACCAATTTGCAAAAAACTGAAGCCAATTTGCAAAAAATTATGGATCGGGCAGGTTCTGTTAGAGATGTGCTTAGTGTTTCCCAAGAATTGAGTAATGTCCGACAAACCATAGAACAAATTGATGCCCAACTAAAAAACCTCAAAAATCAAGTTGCTTATTCCACCATTACGCTAAACCTAGAAGCAGCAGTTTCTAGCACCAGTCCCCAACCTGCTTTCGGTTTGCAAGTTCAGGAAACTTGGAATAACTCTACCCATTCTTTAAGTGCATTTTCAGTTGGCTTACTCAAGCTGGGTATTTGGTTAATTGTTTACAGTCCCTATTTGTTAATTTTTGTTGCTCTTGTGTATGGCTTTAGCCGTTGGCAGCGAACTCATTCACCACGTTGA
- the ilvC gene encoding ketol-acid reductoisomerase, which translates to MARMYYDEDANLDLLAGKTIAIIGYGSQGHAHALNLKDSGLNVIVGLYPGSKSVVKAEAAGLTVKNVADAANAADFIMTLLPDEVQKTIYKNEIEPNLQEGNVLAFAHGFNIHFGQVVPPANVDVVMIAPKGPGHIVRRTYEQGEGVPALFAVYQDASGQARDRAMSYAKGIGGTRAGVLETTFREETETDLFGEQAVLCGGLSALIKAGFETLVEAGYQPELAYFECLHEVKLIVDLVVEGGLAKMRDSISNTAEYGDYTRGPRIVTEQTKAEMQKILSEIQSGQFAREFVLENQAGKPGFTAMRRKEAEHKIEEVGKDLRAMFSWLKKA; encoded by the coding sequence ATGGCCCGGATGTATTATGACGAAGATGCCAATTTAGACCTTTTGGCTGGAAAAACTATTGCTATCATTGGCTATGGTTCCCAAGGTCATGCCCACGCTCTCAATCTCAAAGATAGTGGTTTGAATGTGATTGTGGGACTATATCCGGGTAGTAAGTCAGTCGTAAAAGCTGAAGCTGCTGGGTTAACTGTGAAAAATGTTGCAGATGCTGCTAATGCTGCTGATTTCATCATGACTTTGTTACCTGATGAAGTCCAAAAAACGATTTACAAAAACGAGATTGAACCCAATCTACAAGAAGGGAATGTGTTAGCCTTTGCCCACGGTTTCAATATTCACTTTGGGCAAGTTGTACCACCGGCTAACGTCGATGTGGTGATGATAGCACCCAAAGGGCCGGGACATATAGTACGGCGGACTTATGAACAGGGGGAAGGTGTACCAGCACTGTTTGCAGTTTATCAAGATGCCAGTGGTCAGGCACGCGATCGCGCCATGTCTTATGCTAAAGGTATCGGTGGGACTCGCGCTGGTGTTCTGGAAACGACTTTCCGTGAAGAAACTGAAACCGATTTATTTGGCGAACAAGCAGTATTGTGCGGTGGTTTGAGCGCTTTAATCAAAGCTGGATTTGAAACTTTGGTAGAAGCTGGTTATCAACCAGAATTGGCTTATTTTGAATGTCTGCATGAAGTCAAGCTAATTGTTGATTTGGTTGTAGAAGGTGGTTTAGCCAAAATGCGGGACAGTATTTCTAATACAGCTGAATATGGTGATTATACCCGTGGGCCACGGATTGTTACCGAACAAACCAAAGCTGAAATGCAGAAGATTCTCAGCGAAATTCAATCTGGACAATTTGCCCGAGAATTTGTTCTAGAAAACCAAGCTGGTAAACCAGGATTTACCGCCATGCGTCGCAAAGAAGCTGAACACAAAATTGAAGAAGTTGGTAAAGATTTACGCGCTATGTTTAGCTGGTTGAAAAAAGCTTAA
- a CDS encoding mechanosensitive ion channel family protein, which translates to MNILIILAEVSIVIFVFLLLNWLINKLFKVFNKTSIVKSENRSIKTLRRNITGLLLLSCLVACILIVGANGYLIYRGENLQQYTFSLIKRIPSGFWVTLGIGIVKSIGTLIIAAIALKFLKYWLKVASTRAKNLEKNTADDESIDAFFTALYHRISGAIWLWAVILSAQFLKLPATVTEYLYIALRIYLIIAVGLLILKAVAAIVDSLDALSIRYSNPDNLLRFYDRLRHLIPFLKRCLEFVIYVCMATLVIQQVQLMANIAAFGPRIIKITGIIFISRVLFEVVYLFVEEVLFKDQNLTDIQRSRRLTLVPLFRSFLQYLVYFSAAISILYTVDIDPTPILAGAGIVGIAVGLGAQTLINDIVCGFFILFENYYLVGDYIEAGKVEEKVVEGIVEAIELRTTRIRHPNGQLQIIRNGDIGSITNYSKQYIFAVVEVGVPYDSNLTHVYKVIEEVGQQLKADYPDVLEGTQVDGVESLGKSNLLLRTLTKVKPGKHLQIQRVLRKIFTDALLREGIVIPVRAESAEG; encoded by the coding sequence ATGAATATATTAATCATTTTGGCTGAAGTCAGCATTGTAATATTTGTTTTTTTATTACTGAACTGGCTGATCAATAAATTATTCAAAGTATTTAATAAGACATCTATAGTTAAGAGCGAAAATAGAAGTATCAAAACCCTCCGTCGGAATATCACAGGGTTATTGTTACTTAGTTGCTTGGTGGCGTGCATTCTGATTGTGGGTGCTAATGGTTATCTCATTTATCGGGGTGAAAACCTTCAGCAATATACGTTTTCATTAATTAAGCGTATCCCATCAGGATTTTGGGTAACACTAGGAATTGGCATAGTTAAGAGCATTGGCACTTTGATTATAGCGGCGATCGCACTAAAATTTCTGAAATATTGGCTGAAGGTAGCTAGCACTCGCGCCAAAAACTTAGAAAAAAATACTGCCGATGATGAAAGTATTGATGCTTTTTTTACCGCACTCTATCACAGAATCAGTGGTGCAATTTGGCTGTGGGCTGTCATCTTGTCTGCCCAGTTTCTGAAATTGCCAGCAACGGTTACGGAATATTTATACATCGCGTTACGGATTTATCTAATCATTGCTGTTGGGTTGCTTATACTCAAAGCAGTCGCTGCGATCGTTGATAGCCTAGATGCTCTCAGCATTAGATACTCTAACCCTGATAACCTGCTGAGATTCTACGATCGCCTCCGACACCTGATACCCTTTTTAAAGCGGTGTCTGGAATTTGTGATTTATGTCTGCATGGCGACATTGGTGATTCAGCAGGTGCAGTTAATGGCCAATATCGCCGCTTTTGGCCCGCGAATTATCAAGATCACTGGCATCATTTTCATTAGTCGTGTGTTATTTGAGGTCGTTTACTTATTTGTTGAAGAGGTGCTATTCAAAGATCAGAATCTAACTGATATTCAAAGAAGTAGACGGCTGACACTCGTTCCTCTGTTTCGTAGTTTTTTACAATACTTAGTTTACTTTAGTGCTGCTATCTCCATTCTCTATACTGTTGATATTGATCCAACTCCCATACTTGCAGGTGCTGGTATTGTCGGCATAGCTGTGGGTTTAGGGGCACAAACACTGATTAACGATATAGTCTGCGGCTTCTTTATTCTGTTTGAAAACTACTACTTAGTGGGTGACTATATCGAGGCTGGGAAAGTCGAAGAGAAAGTTGTTGAAGGTATTGTTGAAGCGATTGAACTGAGAACCACCCGGATCAGACATCCCAATGGTCAATTGCAGATTATTCGTAATGGGGATATTGGCTCAATTACTAATTATTCCAAACAGTACATCTTTGCAGTGGTAGAAGTTGGTGTGCCTTATGATTCCAACTTGACGCATGTGTACAAAGTGATTGAGGAAGTGGGACAGCAGTTAAAAGCAGATTACCCAGATGTACTCGAAGGCACACAGGTGGATGGAGTCGAAAGTCTCGGAAAGTCTAACTTGTTGCTGCGGACATTGACGAAAGTGAAGCCAGGAAAACATCTTCAGATTCAGCGCGTTCTTCGGAAGATTTTTACAGATGCCCTGCTGCGGGAAGGAATTGTAATTCCTGTTCGCGCCGAAAGTGCTGAAGGCTAA
- the ovoA gene encoding 5-histidylcysteine sulfoxide synthase: protein MNSLQSAKAPKLDSCNNQVILDYFQNAWQLEDILLKSLVGEDTFYLNPDPLRNPLIFYLGHSAVFYINKLIQVGLLEKRLNPDYEILFEIGVDPGIPEELNEAIAHLQWPQVAQTWEYREQAYSVIYELIKTTPISLPIHPNHPLWALIMGMEHQRIHIETSSMLIRQLPIERVKRPQNWQYAPFNGYTRQNQMIEVAGGVVKLGKAFDDSTYGWDIDYGDRTVEVAPFFASKYLITNADFIYFVKSGGYENQENWHEESWNWKTRYNIQSPKFWLHENGSYKYRAMFDEIDLPLDWPVEVNHYEAMAYCRWQGKDTRLMSESEYHLATYGDSSLDDVANYNLNLKFGSPSPVGMLETAKSYSGLYDLRGNVWEWLSDNLNPLAGYKPHFLYEDNSAIFFDDKHQMMLGGCWITNGTEALKYYRNWFRPNFYQHAGFRIVQDLKNNSDF, encoded by the coding sequence ATGAATAGTCTACAATCTGCTAAAGCTCCAAAACTTGATAGTTGCAATAACCAAGTTATCCTCGATTACTTTCAGAATGCTTGGCAACTAGAAGATATATTATTAAAAAGTCTGGTTGGGGAAGATACATTTTATCTCAATCCTGACCCTTTGAGAAATCCTCTAATTTTTTATCTGGGACATTCGGCTGTTTTCTACATCAATAAATTAATCCAAGTGGGATTATTAGAAAAACGCCTCAATCCAGATTATGAAATATTGTTTGAAATTGGAGTTGATCCAGGAATACCAGAAGAATTGAATGAAGCGATCGCTCATCTGCAATGGCCGCAGGTTGCACAGACTTGGGAGTATCGAGAACAAGCATATTCTGTAATTTATGAACTAATTAAAACAACCCCAATTAGTCTGCCAATTCATCCTAATCATCCCCTTTGGGCATTAATAATGGGGATGGAACACCAGCGCATTCACATTGAAACTTCTTCAATGTTAATTCGCCAACTGCCAATTGAGAGAGTAAAACGCCCCCAAAACTGGCAATATGCCCCTTTTAATGGTTACACTCGTCAAAACCAAATGATAGAAGTTGCTGGTGGAGTAGTAAAACTCGGAAAAGCCTTTGATGATTCGACTTATGGATGGGATATTGATTATGGCGATCGCACTGTTGAAGTTGCACCCTTTTTCGCCAGTAAATATCTGATTACCAATGCCGATTTTATTTATTTTGTCAAGTCTGGCGGCTACGAAAATCAAGAAAATTGGCATGAAGAATCTTGGAATTGGAAAACTCGATACAACATTCAAAGTCCCAAATTTTGGCTACATGAAAATGGTAGTTACAAATATCGAGCCATGTTTGATGAAATCGACTTACCCTTAGATTGGCCTGTAGAAGTCAATCATTATGAAGCAATGGCTTATTGTCGGTGGCAAGGTAAAGATACTCGCTTAATGAGTGAATCAGAATATCATTTAGCAACTTATGGTGATAGTTCATTAGATGATGTAGCAAATTACAATCTTAATTTAAAATTTGGCTCACCTAGTCCTGTCGGGATGTTAGAAACAGCCAAAAGTTATTCTGGATTGTATGATTTACGGGGTAATGTTTGGGAATGGTTGAGTGATAATTTAAACCCCCTCGCCGGATATAAACCTCATTTTCTTTATGAAGATAATTCTGCCATATTTTTTGATGATAAACATCAAATGATGTTAGGAGGATGTTGGATAACTAATGGTACAGAAGCTTTAAAATATTATCGCAATTGGTTCCGTCCCAATTTTTATCAGCACGCTGGTTTTCGGATTGTTCAAGATTTGAAGAATAATTCTGACTTCTGA
- a CDS encoding polyribonucleotide nucleotidyltransferase: MAEVDKSISFDGRDIRLKVGLLAPQAGGSVLIESGDTSVLVTATRSQAREGIDFLPLTVDYEERLYAAGRIPGGIMRREGRPPEKTILTSRLIDRPMRPLFPSWLRDDLQIIALTLSMDELVPPDVLAVTGASIATLIAQIPFNGPMAAVRVGLVGDDFIINPTYAEIEAGDLDLVVAGSPHGVIMVEAGANQLPERDILEAIDFGYEAVRDLIKAQQDLVAELGLVIVQEAPPEVDQTLENYIRDRASGQIKKILSQFTFTKPERDAALDVVKDEIATTIKELPEEDPIRVAATANSKALGNTFKDITKHFMRRQIIEDNVRVDGRKLDQVRPVSCLVSVLPKRVHGSGLFNRELTQVLSACTLGTPGDAQNLNDDMQLDQHKRYLHHYNFPPFSVGETKPMRAPGRREIGHGALAERALLPVLPSKEQFPYVIRIVSEVLSSNGSTSMGSVCGSTLALMDAGVPITKPVSGAAMGLIKDGDEVRVLTDIQGIEDFLGDMDFKVAGTDTGITALQMDMKISGLSLEVIAQAVHQAKAARLHILEKMLACIDTPRTETSPYAPRLLTIKIDSDMIGLVIGPGGKTIKGITEETGAKIDIEDDGTVTISAVDENKAKRARNIIQGMTRKLNEGDVYAGRITRIIPIGAFVEFLPGKEGMIHISQLADYRVGKVEDEVAVGDEVIIKVREIDNKGRINLTRLGIHPDQAAAAREAAAVNR, from the coding sequence ATGGCAGAAGTTGATAAGTCAATATCCTTCGATGGAAGGGATATTCGACTGAAAGTAGGCCTACTAGCTCCCCAAGCTGGTGGGTCGGTTTTGATAGAATCAGGGGATACATCCGTTTTAGTGACGGCTACGCGATCGCAAGCCAGAGAAGGCATTGATTTTCTTCCGCTTACAGTAGATTATGAAGAAAGGCTATATGCCGCTGGTAGGATTCCGGGAGGGATCATGCGCCGCGAAGGTCGTCCACCAGAAAAAACAATTCTCACTAGCCGTCTTATAGACCGCCCCATGCGTCCCCTGTTCCCCTCATGGCTACGGGATGACTTGCAAATTATTGCCTTAACGCTGTCGATGGATGAGTTAGTTCCACCCGATGTGTTAGCAGTTACAGGCGCTTCCATCGCTACCCTGATTGCCCAGATTCCTTTTAATGGGCCAATGGCAGCAGTGCGGGTTGGTTTAGTGGGAGATGATTTCATTATTAACCCCACTTATGCAGAAATTGAAGCCGGAGACTTGGATCTGGTAGTAGCAGGTTCACCACATGGCGTGATCATGGTGGAGGCGGGAGCCAATCAATTGCCAGAGCGAGATATTCTCGAGGCGATTGACTTTGGTTATGAAGCAGTGCGGGACTTAATCAAAGCGCAGCAAGATTTAGTAGCAGAACTGGGTCTAGTAATAGTGCAAGAAGCACCACCAGAAGTAGACCAGACGCTAGAAAATTATATCCGCGATCGCGCTAGCGGCCAGATTAAGAAAATCCTCTCTCAATTCACCTTCACCAAACCTGAACGTGATGCCGCTTTAGATGTCGTCAAGGATGAAATTGCCACGACGATTAAGGAACTGCCAGAAGAAGACCCAATTCGAGTTGCCGCAACTGCAAATAGCAAGGCCCTTGGTAACACTTTTAAAGATATTACCAAACACTTCATGCGGCGGCAAATCATCGAAGATAATGTTCGTGTTGATGGTCGTAAACTCGATCAAGTGCGACCTGTTTCTTGTTTAGTTAGTGTCTTACCAAAGCGAGTCCACGGTAGCGGTTTATTTAACCGAGAACTGACTCAGGTATTATCCGCTTGTACTCTGGGTACACCTGGGGATGCCCAAAATCTCAACGATGACATGCAGCTAGATCAACACAAGCGTTATCTACATCATTACAACTTCCCACCGTTCTCAGTCGGCGAAACCAAGCCAATGCGGGCCCCAGGAAGGCGCGAAATTGGTCACGGCGCATTAGCAGAACGAGCGCTATTACCTGTGCTACCCTCAAAGGAACAATTTCCCTACGTGATTCGCATCGTATCGGAAGTACTTTCCTCCAACGGTTCCACCTCAATGGGTTCAGTCTGCGGTTCCACCCTAGCCTTGATGGATGCTGGTGTACCAATTACCAAACCCGTTAGTGGCGCAGCAATGGGTCTGATTAAGGATGGGGACGAAGTGCGAGTCCTCACCGATATTCAGGGCATTGAAGACTTTTTGGGCGACATGGACTTCAAAGTTGCTGGTACAGATACCGGGATTACCGCCTTGCAAATGGATATGAAAATATCTGGTTTGTCGTTGGAGGTTATAGCCCAAGCCGTTCACCAAGCCAAAGCAGCCCGGTTGCACATTCTGGAGAAAATGCTCGCCTGCATTGACACGCCACGGACTGAAACCTCACCTTATGCCCCACGTCTGTTAACAATCAAGATTGATTCAGACATGATTGGTCTGGTCATCGGGCCTGGAGGCAAGACTATTAAGGGAATTACAGAGGAAACTGGTGCAAAAATTGACATCGAAGATGATGGCACCGTAACAATTTCTGCTGTGGATGAGAACAAGGCTAAGAGAGCCAGAAATATTATCCAAGGCATGACCCGCAAGCTGAACGAAGGGGATGTCTACGCAGGACGCATTACTCGGATTATACCGATAGGTGCATTTGTGGAATTTCTGCCTGGAAAAGAAGGGATGATCCACATCTCACAACTAGCTGACTACCGCGTTGGCAAAGTTGAGGATGAAGTAGCGGTGGGCGATGAAGTGATTATCAAAGTGCGCGAAATTGATAACAAAGGTCGGATTAATCTCACCCGCTTGGGTATCCACCCAGATCAAGCAGCAGCAGCAAGGGAAGCTGCGGCGGTGAATCGGTAA
- a CDS encoding GNAT family N-acetyltransferase, with protein MIFPLIKVLKNGILVELDYIHFQEQEVVRALLNIVIIEGKTYPQKQPLSQAEFTAYWLSKDAFVVRTSVQDGTHKPKEILGAFYLKPNFPGRCCHICNAGFIVQPGLRGQGIGRFMGEAMLLIAANLGYEAVMFNLVFETNIPSITLWQSLGFEIIGRIPGAAKLGDEQVVDALMMYRTLDLLTDDG; from the coding sequence ATGATTTTTCCTCTAATTAAAGTTTTAAAAAATGGAATATTAGTAGAACTAGATTATATACATTTTCAAGAACAGGAGGTTGTAAGAGCATTACTAAATATTGTAATTATTGAAGGTAAAACTTATCCTCAAAAGCAACCTCTATCTCAGGCAGAATTTACAGCTTACTGGTTGAGTAAGGATGCCTTTGTTGTCAGGACATCTGTTCAGGATGGTACACACAAACCAAAAGAAATATTAGGGGCGTTTTATTTAAAACCAAACTTCCCCGGTCGGTGTTGCCATATTTGCAACGCTGGTTTTATTGTACAACCTGGGCTACGCGGTCAGGGTATCGGGCGGTTCATGGGAGAGGCGATGCTCTTGATAGCAGCAAACCTGGGCTATGAAGCAGTAATGTTTAATTTGGTCTTTGAAACTAATATACCTTCAATTACACTTTGGCAGTCATTAGGATTTGAGATCATTGGGCGCATTCCGGGTGCAGCCAAGCTAGGGGATGAACAAGTGGTAGACGCGCTGATGATGTATCGCACTTTGGATTTGTTAACTGATGATGGTTGA